The Edwardsiella tarda ATCC 15947 = NBRC 105688 region TAGTCGTCCAGCCGCCCCGAGGAGAAGCTCTTCGCCAGCGAGGGCAGCAGGATCGTTCCCAGCGCAACCCCGAGGACACCCGAGGGCAACTCCATCAGCCGGTCGGCGTAATACATCCAGGAGACCGAGCCGGAGACCAAAAAAGAGGCGAAGATGGTATTGATGATCAGGGATATCTGGCTCACGGAGACCCCGACGATCGCCGGCCCCATCAGCTTAAGCACTCGCCAGACACCCCGATCGTGCAGATTGATGCGCGGCAAGACCAACATGCCGATCTTCTTCAAGTGCGGCAACTGATAACCCAGTTGCAAGACGCCCCCCACCAGCACCGCCCACGCCAGCGCCAACACCGGCGGATGGAAATAGGGCGCGGCGAACAGCGAGAAACCGATCATGCTGACGTTAAGCAACGTCGGGGCAAAGGCCGGTACCGAGAAGCGGTTCCAGGTATTCAGCACCGCGCCGGCCATCGAAGCCAGCGAGATCAACAGAATATAGGGAAAGGTAATGCGCAGCAGCGCACTGGTCAGCGCAAACTTATCCGGCGTATCGGCGAAGCCGGGAGCGGTGGCATAGATGACCCAGGGGGCGGCCACCATCCCCGCCACGGTCACCAGCGCCAAGATCAGGGTCAACAGGCCGCTGACATAGGCGACGAAGGTACGCGTCGCCTCCTCGCCCTGCTGGTTCTTATACTCCGCAAGAATCGGCACGAATGCCTGAGAGAAGGCGCCCTCGGCGAAGATACGCCGCAAAAGGTTAGGCAGTTTAAAGGCGACAAAGAAGGCATCGGTCGCCATCCCGGCACCAAAGATCCTTGCTACCAGCGCGTCGCGGGCGAAGCCCAACACGCGCGAAAACATGGTCATCGAGCTGACCGCAGCCAGTGATTTAAGTAGATTCATCGGTTCATCGTCAGGGTTGCGGCCCCGCCGTCCATCGCTGGCGGGGTGGAAATAGGCCAACTAGTCTACTTATCCCCGAACGAATAGCCAGTGCAGGATGTAACAAAAGGCTCGGATTTCAGACGCTAGGCGCGATATTGCGCAGAGGGAAGAGGACTGGGGCCACGACGGGGCCCCGCGCCGTTTATTCGTCGGACAACAGGCTCGCCAAACGCCGTTTCAAGTCGGCGACCTCCGACTCCAGCGCCGTGACTCGTGCGCTCAATTCATCCGTCTCCACCGCCGCACTCGCTGTATCTACCGCGGCGCTCTCCGCCCCGATCGCCGCTTCGCCGCAGAAGAGATGCGCGTAGCGACTCTCTCGCCGTCCCGGCTCACGCGCCAGACGCACGACGAAGGGGCCATCTTCACGCTCCGCCAGGCGGTTCAGCGCCTGCTCCGCCTCATTGACATCGGCGAAGGCATACAGCCGGTTGCTACGGGTACGCAGCTCTCCCGGTGTCTGTGGACCACGCAGTAACAGGCAGCAGATCAGCGCGACCTCCGCCGGGCTGAAGCGCAGATCGCCAAACTCGGAGTTGCAGAAGCGGTGTTCATACTTCACCACGCGACTGCCCGGGGCGTTGATGCTACGGATCTGATGCTTACGTACCAACAGATCCAGGGCGTTCTGCACCTCGCTTTCGCTCAGATCCAATACCGGCTCTCGATTGGTCTTCTGGTTGCAGGCGGTGGTCAGGGCATTAAGCGATAACGGATACTGTTCCGGCGTCGTGACCTGCTTCTCAAGGAAGCAGCCGATGACGCGTGCCTCGATCGGGGAAAGAATATGTTTAATCATCTGCGGTTATCTCCTGGTAAACCCGGCCATGGGGCCGCATCAGCGCCCCGGCGTCCAATCGGGGGTAGTCAAGGCGGTCAGCACGTGATCCTGCC contains the following coding sequences:
- the murJ gene encoding murein biosynthesis integral membrane protein MurJ, whose protein sequence is MNLLKSLAAVSSMTMFSRVLGFARDALVARIFGAGMATDAFFVAFKLPNLLRRIFAEGAFSQAFVPILAEYKNQQGEEATRTFVAYVSGLLTLILALVTVAGMVAAPWVIYATAPGFADTPDKFALTSALLRITFPYILLISLASMAGAVLNTWNRFSVPAFAPTLLNVSMIGFSLFAAPYFHPPVLALAWAVLVGGVLQLGYQLPHLKKIGMLVLPRINLHDRGVWRVLKLMGPAIVGVSVSQISLIINTIFASFLVSGSVSWMYYADRLMELPSGVLGVALGTILLPSLAKSFSSGRLDDYNRLLDWGLRLCFLLALPCAVALGVIAKPLTVALFQYGKFNAFDAAMTQRALVAYSVGLLGIIMVKILAPGFYSRQDIKTPVKIAIVTLILTQVMNLIFIGPLKHAGLSLSIGLAACLNAGLLYWQLRRQKLFTPLAGWLGFLLKLLAAVLVMAAVLVGMMWWMPAWDVGGMPYRLLRLMGLVIAGAASYFAVLALLGFRLRDFTRSAVL
- a CDS encoding YceH family protein — its product is MIKHILSPIEARVIGCFLEKQVTTPEQYPLSLNALTTACNQKTNREPVLDLSESEVQNALDLLVRKHQIRSINAPGSRVVKYEHRFCNSEFGDLRFSPAEVALICCLLLRGPQTPGELRTRSNRLYAFADVNEAEQALNRLAEREDGPFVVRLAREPGRRESRYAHLFCGEAAIGAESAAVDTASAAVETDELSARVTALESEVADLKRRLASLLSDE